ACATCGTCACGCGTTTGGGGTCCTGCGGCTTGAATACGCGTTTTTCACGCGCAGCGGTGTCGTAAAGGCGGATGGTCATATGGGTCTCTGGATCGGGTGTGTTCGGGAAATTTCCGGCAGGGTCAGCGTTTGACAGCCCTAATGGCGCGTTGTGGCCTCAGCGGCAACAACAGGCGCAGCAACAAGGGGAAAATGCGCGAACGAACATGGGCCGGGCGATACCAGTTGACGCGGCGAAAGGCAACTGAAGGCTGATCCACTTACGCGCCGTAACCGTAGAATCCGCTGGAAACCGGGGCTTTGCCCCACTATGTTCCTGATTATCGCCCTGAGGGTACAAACTCCGGGCGGGCGTTAAGTCCGGGCAGAAGGCGTAAAAGACCTTCAAGGGACGCCCCGGCTCGACCCCCGTCCCTCAGTCGAAGGACTCCAAACATGGCAATGGACGCCATCACACCAAAGAATGAAGTTGCACGCGCGGATACCGTGAACCGGCCTTCCCAGGAAGAAGCCGAGGAAGCGGTTCGCACGCTGATCGCGTGGGCGGGGGACGACCCGGCCCGTGAAGGCCTGATCGATACGCCGAAACGCGTGGTCAACGCCTACAAGGAATGGTTCTCCGGTTATACCGAAGACCCGGTCAAATACCTCTCCCGCACCTTCGAGGACGTTCAGGGCTATGACGACATCGTCATGCTGCGCGACATCGATGTCGAGAGCCATTGCGAGCACCATATGGCGCCCTTCCTCGGCAAGGCCTATGTCGCCTACATGCCGACCGAAGCGGTTGTCGGTATCTCCAAACTGGCCCGCGTGGTGGAGATTTTCTCCAAGCGCCTGCAGACGCAGGAAACCATGACGTCCCAGATCTGCGACGCCATCACCGAAAGCCTCGCCCCGATGGGCACAGCCGTTCTGATCGACGCCGTACACGAGTGCATGTCGACCCGCGGCGTGCACCACAAGGACGTGTCCACGATCACGACGCAGTTCACCGGCGTGTTCAAATCGGACGCAGACCTGCGCAACCGCTTCCTGCGGATGACCGGCCGCGGCTGAGGCTTAACGGCCCTGCATCAAACGTGATTTTGAAGGAGGCGCTCGTAACTTTCGAGCGCCTCCTTTTCGATGTCCGCGGCCTTGCCTGTATGCTCCGGCAGCGGCCCCGGCGGCGCGCCGAAACCTGAGGATTTCCACACGGCGTCATACCAGTGCGGCGCCCAGGCGCCGTCCTCCGGCTTTGCGCCCGGTGCCCAGCCGAGCATGGCCGGATCCCAGTCAATGCCGAGCGCATCGCAAAGGCGCGGCAGCACTTCAGGCGGATCGGCCAGCAGCCGGTCGGAGTCCACAACAGGTGGGACCTTGCCGGTCCGCTCGGTGATCTCCCGGTAGAGCCACTCCTGCTGGGGCACGCCGATGGCGTCGAGGCTGACATCGCCCATTTTCTTCGTATAGGACGCGATCACGCGGCCGGGATGGCGAACGAGAAACGCATGGCGCAGGCCGCTCACCCAATCCAGCGGAAAGCTTTTCAGCATGTGATGGGTCATCTGTTTCTGGTATTGCAGCGTCTTGCCCGGCGGCAGCGGGGCCAGCAATTCGCTTGCGACGACAGCCGGGTCAGACGATTGCGAGGCGAGGATTTCTTCCTGCATCGGGTGCACCTCCCCCGCCGCGGCCAGCCAGGCCGCATAGAAAGGCTCGTCCACGCAGACCGCTTCCGGCCGCGCGCCAAAGCTGCGCATCATCGTGGTCGACATGTTGCGCGGGCCGGACCACATGGCGATCCGGATTGTCTGTGTCACGTCCACACTCATGCAATCGGGGTCAGGCTACGGGCCTGCAGGGCCTTGTAGGCCTCACGGATTTTCTGTGAGACGGGGCCATCGATCAATTCGATGGACCGTCCGTCCACCTCCCGTACCGGCGTGACACCGGCGAACGTGCCGGTGATGAAAGCCTCATCCGCCGAATAGACATCGAACAGGGAGAAGCGCTTCTCGAACACCGGGATGCCGGCCTCCCGGCAGACCTTGATGATGTTGGCGCGGGTGATGCCGCCCAGGCAATATTCCGGCGGACTGGTCCACACTTCCCCCTCCCGCACGATGAAGAAATGCGTGGAGTTGCAGGTCGCAACGAAGCCGAGCGGGTCCAGCATCAGTGCTTCGTCGGCACCGGCCTTGTCGGCCTGTATGCAGGCCAGGACGCAATTGAGTTTCGAATGTGAGTTGAGTTTCTGGTCCTGCTCGGCCGGGCCTGTCCGGCGCACATGCACGGTGAACAAGGTCACACCCGTCTCCACGATTTCCGGGACCGGCGACTTGTATTCCGGAATGATCACAATGGTCGGCTGGGTGATCGTGAAGCGCGGCCCCTGGTAAGGGGTTTTCTTGATGCCGCGCGTGACCATCAGGCGGATGTGGACGCCATCCTCCATGCCGTTGGCCTTCAGGCAATCTGTCAGGCGCGCCGTCAGCGCCTCCTTTGTCAGGCCGATA
This is a stretch of genomic DNA from Hyphomonas adhaerens MHS-3. It encodes these proteins:
- the folE gene encoding GTP cyclohydrolase I FolE, whose product is MDAITPKNEVARADTVNRPSQEEAEEAVRTLIAWAGDDPAREGLIDTPKRVVNAYKEWFSGYTEDPVKYLSRTFEDVQGYDDIVMLRDIDVESHCEHHMAPFLGKAYVAYMPTEAVVGISKLARVVEIFSKRLQTQETMTSQICDAITESLAPMGTAVLIDAVHECMSTRGVHHKDVSTITTQFTGVFKSDADLRNRFLRMTGRG
- a CDS encoding sulfotransferase; this translates as MTQTIRIAMWSGPRNMSTTMMRSFGARPEAVCVDEPFYAAWLAAAGEVHPMQEEILASQSSDPAVVASELLAPLPPGKTLQYQKQMTHHMLKSFPLDWVSGLRHAFLVRHPGRVIASYTKKMGDVSLDAIGVPQQEWLYREITERTGKVPPVVDSDRLLADPPEVLPRLCDALGIDWDPAMLGWAPGAKPEDGAWAPHWYDAVWKSSGFGAPPGPLPEHTGKAADIEKEALESYERLLQNHV
- a CDS encoding aminotransferase class IV, which codes for MMEDDAHGVHDYLTDPRNADILVSVNGELKKRDEAVVSVFDSGYILGDGVWEGLRVMDGGIAFLPEHLKRLWAGAKALDMDIGLTKEALTARLTDCLKANGMEDGVHIRLMVTRGIKKTPYQGPRFTITQPTIVIIPEYKSPVPEIVETGVTLFTVHVRRTGPAEQDQKLNSHSKLNCVLACIQADKAGADEALMLDPLGFVATCNSTHFFIVREGEVWTSPPEYCLGGITRANIIKVCREAGIPVFEKRFSLFDVYSADEAFITGTFAGVTPVREVDGRSIELIDGPVSQKIREAYKALQARSLTPIA